DNA sequence from the Sinomonas terrae genome:
CAGGGGTGGTCCCGCCGGACGACGGGGCAGCGTTACGCCCCTGGGGGGCGTTCTTCCGCACCGTGATGCTCACTGGCTCGATGCCGCCCGGTCGAGGGAGGCCTGCGAGTCCTTCTGCGCCTTCTCCAGGGCCGCCTCGAGTGCGCTGTCGCTGACTCCGGAGCCGGAGAGTGCCTGGCGCGACTGGACGACGACGTTGGTGAGCGCGAGCTGGATGTCGCCCCACGCTCCGGTGAAGGGAGTCGACTTCGACTGGCTCGCGGAGTCGAGGACCGGCGCGAGCGACGGATCCGACTGCTCGACCTTCTTGGCGGCAGCAGCGTTCGCCGGGAGATCGCCGAAGGTCTTGTTGTAGTTGACCTGCTCATCGTCGCTGGTGATGAGCTTGATGTAGGCGGCGGCCAGGTCCTGGTTCTGCGAGTACTTGGCGATCACGAGGTTGTCACCGGAGATGATCGAGCTGACCGGGGCCCCACCCGCGGGCGCGCTCGACTGGCCCGGGGGCACAGTCGGCATCACGGCGTAGGCGTACTTGCCCTTGATGGCCGAGTTGTCGAAGGTGACCTTGCTCGAAACGGTCGTCATGAGCATCATCGCGGACTTGCCGGACGCGAAGTCCGCGGCTGCCTGGGTGTCGTTCCATCCGACCGCGGCCGGGTTGACGACCTTGTCCTTCGTGAGCCATCCGAAGTAGGCCTGGTAGGCGTTCTTCACCGTGGGTTCGTCGATGCGGGCCTTGTTGCCGTCGACGAGCGGGTTGCCGGCCTGGTTCGCCATGGCCCAGGCGAACTTCCACGGGGTGTAGTTGTCGGCGTAGCCGGTCGCGAAGCCGTACACGCCGTTGCCGGTGAGCTTCTTGGCCTGCGCCAGCAGCCCGTCCCAGGTCGTGGCGGGCTTGTCGATGCCCGCCTCCTTGAACAGGTCGGTGTTGTAGGCCAGGACATAGGGGCGATCGGTGAACGGGACGGCGATCTGGTTCTGCTGGGCGGGTCCCGAGATGCCCAGCGTGGCCGGCACGAAGCGGTCGCGGCCCCCGACCTTGTCCCACATTGCCTGGTCCAGCTTGACGAAGGCCCCGGTCGAGTAGGCGGTCGGCGTGAAGGTCGTGCCGATCTGGTACACGTCGGGGCCCTGCCCGGCGACGACCGAGGTCTGGATCTTCTGCAGCTCGTCGTTGGCCGACGCGAACGTCTCGAACTTCAGGTCAGCCCCTGTCTGCTTCTTGAAGGCGTCGGCGATGTGCTGCTGCCACGCCCGGAACTGGTCGGCGTGGTTGGCGTTCGCTCCCACCAGCACGTCCAGGGTCTTCCCCGAACCGGACGCGTTGCCGTCTCCGCCGCTGTCCTGGCCGCACCCTGCCAGCCCGAGGGCACCCATGCCCAAGGCCGCGGTCAGGCCGATGGCACGCAGTGTTGCTCTGTTCATATTTCGATTGCTCCTCGTCGAGTCGCTCAGATGTGGGACCCGGCTCGGTCGGCCGGAATGTTGCCCACGCCACACTAAAGCGGTGTTGCGGCAACAACGGCACCTTTTGCCATAATTTGCCATCTTTGCTCCTTGAGGCCATCCGATGGTGCAGAATCGAGGGAGAGGCAAGCCGGAGGGGCCGGGACGAGGGGAGTGCGACCTTGGATGCTGGTGAGGCCGGTAGCGGGGGACATGGGCGTCCCGCAACAATCCGTGATGTGGCGGCCCTGAGTGGCGTGGCCGCGTCGACGGTCTCCCGCGCGCTGTCGCAGCCGGGGCGCGTCAACCATGCCACCGTTGCGCGCGTGCGCGCCGCGGCGGAGGAACTCGGCTATGCCCACATCGCGCGGCCCCGGGGGCTCTCTTCCTCCCGCGCTGGCGCCGTGGCGGTGTTCGTCCCGGACATCACGAACCCGTTCTTCTTCGATTTCATCCACAGCACCCACCACCAGCTCCGCACCGCCGGCTACGCGCAGATGCTCGTGGACACCGAGGAGGACGTTGATCTCGAGGCGGCGTACCTGGAGGAGTTCCAGGGCTCCGCCGTCGGCTTCATCCTCGCCGCGACCCGACTCGAAGACGACCAGCTCGTCGCGGCGGCCGCCCGCACCCCGATCGTGGCGCTCAACCGAGACGCAGAGGGGGTGCCATCGGTCATGATCGCAACCCCAGAGGGCGTCAGGCAGGCGGCAGAACACCTCCTTTCCCTGGGCCACCGCGACATCGCGTACATCGCCGGCCCCCCGACGTCATGGTCTGACCAGAGCCGCTGGGCCGCGCTCGAAGAGAGCGCGGCCGTGCTTGGAATCACCATGAGGCGTCTCGGCCCCTACCATCCGAGCCGCAGCTCGGGGCCCGCGGCCGCGGACGCGCTCGTGAACAGCGGCGCCACGGCCTGCATCACCTTCAACGACCTTCTCGCCATCGGCATCCTCGCCCGGCTCGCCGAGCGCGGGATCGACGTCCCGGGCCAGATGAGCGTCGTCGGCTGCGACGACATCTTCGGGGCTGACTTCTGCAGCCCTCCCCTCACCACCTTGACCTCGCCCATCGAACAAGCCGGACGCGTGGCCACCGATCTGCTAATCAGCAGGCTTCGCCGCCCGGCCGGGGCCCAGCCCAGGAACCGCGCACTCCTTCCCACCCATCTGACCATCCGCTCCTCGACGGGACAGGCTCCTCTGAGGCCCGTCATGACGGGACAGGAAGGCCTCGCACAGCGCACCGGGTGACAGGCCGGAAGTCAACCGACCAGCGCCGGGCGCGGCCACCACCGAGGAAAAGAGCGGGGAAACCTGCGTGGCCGGCTGTCTTGAGGGCCGAGGCGAATGCCAGTGGGCCGACAGGTTCGTCTACGGCTGGAATGTGGTCGCGTTCCGCCTCGCGTTTTAATGTCGGGGCGGACGAGGCGCATGATCCGGCGAGGCGCTGTCTTCCCTTGACCGGCCGGGGTTTCCGCGCCGGTGGACGTCAAGG
Encoded proteins:
- a CDS encoding LacI family DNA-binding transcriptional regulator, with protein sequence MAALSGVAASTVSRALSQPGRVNHATVARVRAAAEELGYAHIARPRGLSSSRAGAVAVFVPDITNPFFFDFIHSTHHQLRTAGYAQMLVDTEEDVDLEAAYLEEFQGSAVGFILAATRLEDDQLVAAAARTPIVALNRDAEGVPSVMIATPEGVRQAAEHLLSLGHRDIAYIAGPPTSWSDQSRWAALEESAAVLGITMRRLGPYHPSRSSGPAAADALVNSGATACITFNDLLAIGILARLAERGIDVPGQMSVVGCDDIFGADFCSPPLTTLTSPIEQAGRVATDLLISRLRRPAGAQPRNRALLPTHLTIRSSTGQAPLRPVMTGQEGLAQRTG
- a CDS encoding ABC transporter substrate-binding protein, with the protein product MNRATLRAIGLTAALGMGALGLAGCGQDSGGDGNASGSGKTLDVLVGANANHADQFRAWQQHIADAFKKQTGADLKFETFASANDELQKIQTSVVAGQGPDVYQIGTTFTPTAYSTGAFVKLDQAMWDKVGGRDRFVPATLGISGPAQQNQIAVPFTDRPYVLAYNTDLFKEAGIDKPATTWDGLLAQAKKLTGNGVYGFATGYADNYTPWKFAWAMANQAGNPLVDGNKARIDEPTVKNAYQAYFGWLTKDKVVNPAAVGWNDTQAAADFASGKSAMMLMTTVSSKVTFDNSAIKGKYAYAVMPTVPPGQSSAPAGGAPVSSIISGDNLVIAKYSQNQDLAAAYIKLITSDDEQVNYNKTFGDLPANAAAAKKVEQSDPSLAPVLDSASQSKSTPFTGAWGDIQLALTNVVVQSRQALSGSGVSDSALEAALEKAQKDSQASLDRAASSQ